The Candidatus Coatesbacteria bacterium nucleotide sequence CCTAAGCGCCCAGCCGCTTGCGCAGCTCAGCCAGATTATCGGCGAAGGGCGGCCGGATGACGCCGTGTTCGGTGACCAAAGCAGTGATGTAGCGGTGCGGCGTGACGTCGAAAGCCGGGTTGAAAACCGGCACCCCGGGCGGAGCGCTGGCCGCGCCGCGGAAACGGCGTACCTCGTCGGGATCGCGTTCCTCGATGGGGATACCCCCGCCGTCGGCCAGGGAGAAATCGAAGGTCGACAGCGGTGCGGCGATGTAGAGGGGTAGATCATGTTCCTGGGCCAGCACGGCCAGACCATAGGTGCCGATCTTGTTGGCGGCGTCGCCGTTGGCCGCGATGCGGTCGGCGCCGGTGATCACACAATCCACCATGCCGCGGGCCATCACCGTGGCCGCCATGTCGTCGCAGATCACCGTCACCGGCACGCCGGACTTCTGCAGCTCCCAGGCCGTCAGTCGGGAACCCTGGAGCAGTGGCCGGGTTTCGTCGGCGTAGACCGCGACCCGCTTGCCCGCCTCGTGCGCGGCGTAGATCACCGCCAGGGCGGTGCCGTAGTCGGCGGTGGCCAGTCCGCCCGCGTTGCAGTGCGTCAGCACCTGGACGCCGTCGGCGAGCAGCTCCGCGCCGTGACGCCCGATGGCCCGGCAGGTCGCCTTGTCCTCCTCGAGGATGTCCAGCGCCTCGGCCAGTAGCTCCGCCTTGACCTCCTCGACGGATGAACCGGCCGCCGCATCGACCACGTCTTGCATCCGCTCCAGGGCCCAGGAGAGGTTGACCGCCGTCGGCCGGCTGCCGGCCAGATACTCCGCTGCTTGACGGACCTCGTTTTTGAAGCTATCATATTTCAGGGTGCCGGAATTCCTGACGGACACGTACAGCCCCAGGGCCGCCGCCACCCCGATGGCGGGAGCCCCCCGGACGGCCAGGCGCTTGATCGCGTCGTAGACCTCCGCGGCCGTCGTCAGGGTCAGGTAACGCTCCTCCGTCGGGAGCCTGGTCTGATCGATGATGACGAGCTGATCGTCGGTCCAGGTTATCGTTGGTACCGGCATCGAGCCTCCCGTGCTGGCGTACCGCCGGTCGTAAGCGGCGCAGACGCGTGGAGAGTAGAGTGAGGTGAGGAGATGAAAAAGCCCCAACTGAAGCAACCGTTGCTGCTGTCCCTGTTGCTGAACCTGCTGGTGTTGCAGTTCCTCTACAGCGGAAGCGTCGAGGAACTGGAGCCGATCACGGATTACGATGGTCTGGTGCGGCTGAGCAGCCTCGAGGTCCTCGATGAATCCAGCACCGCCTCCGAAGCCGGCCTCACCCTGGCCCCCACCCGGCCGGGCGAGGAGGTCCGGGCCGAGAAGGAGCAGGAGGACTTCATCGAGGAGGTCGAGGAGCGCCGGGAAGCCAGCGCCGAGGTGGAGAACCTGCCCGAGGCCGAACAAACCGTCGTCAATCCCGGTCTGGGCAGCCGCTCCAACATCGTCGTCAGCCCCTACTGCCTGACGCCGCGGGATCCCCGGATTCCGGAGACGCTGCAGAACAGCGGCTGGGAGGGTCGCGTCCGCTTGGCCGTCAAGCTGGACCGCGAGGGCCGGGTGACCGCCATCGAGATCCTCGAATCCTCCGGACGCGAGGACGCCGATCGGGACGCCGTCCGTCTCTATCGCAACACCCGCTGGTCCCCCTGCTACGTCGACGGAGAGCCCGTCACCTGCACCGCCCAGCTCTGGGTCGAGTACGAGCAGCAATTCTAACTACCAAGCG carries:
- the mtnA gene encoding S-methyl-5-thioribose-1-phosphate isomerase gives rise to the protein MPVPTITWTDDQLVIIDQTRLPTEERYLTLTTAAEVYDAIKRLAVRGAPAIGVAAALGLYVSVRNSGTLKYDSFKNEVRQAAEYLAGSRPTAVNLSWALERMQDVVDAAAGSSVEEVKAELLAEALDILEEDKATCRAIGRHGAELLADGVQVLTHCNAGGLATADYGTALAVIYAAHEAGKRVAVYADETRPLLQGSRLTAWELQKSGVPVTVICDDMAATVMARGMVDCVITGADRIAANGDAANKIGTYGLAVLAQEHDLPLYIAAPLSTFDFSLADGGGIPIEERDPDEVRRFRGAASAPPGVPVFNPAFDVTPHRYITALVTEHGVIRPPFADNLAELRKRLGA
- a CDS encoding TonB family protein, with the translated sequence MKKPQLKQPLLLSLLLNLLVLQFLYSGSVEELEPITDYDGLVRLSSLEVLDESSTASEAGLTLAPTRPGEEVRAEKEQEDFIEEVEERREASAEVENLPEAEQTVVNPGLGSRSNIVVSPYCLTPRDPRIPETLQNSGWEGRVRLAVKLDREGRVTAIEILESSGREDADRDAVRLYRNTRWSPCYVDGEPVTCTAQLWVEYEQQF